Proteins found in one Chthonomonadales bacterium genomic segment:
- a CDS encoding cysteine desulfurase, with protein sequence MRLPVYLDHAATTPVAPAVLAAMQPFFSDVFANPAAAHAAGLEAREAVETSRETLARLIGADPEEITFTSGGTESDNLALKGVARAVLGERRHVLVSAIEHHAVLDAARALSAEGFDVETLPVTAEGIVEPEAVADRISARTALVSVMHANNEVGTVEPISEIGRICREAGVPFHVDAVQTFGRAPLDVRASFVDLASVSGHKLYGPKGIGALYVRRGVRLVPCQDGGEQERGRRAGTLNVPGIVGLAVAAEAACAEREAESARLATLRDRLMAALLANVPGCRISGSRRQRLPNNVHVCIEGVEGEPVLLALDAAGVFASAGSACSAGSTEPSHVLIAMGLGRNLARGALRLTLGKDTDAAAVEYAAEAVAHAVTEVRGMAATGS encoded by the coding sequence CTGAGGTTGCCGGTCTACCTGGACCATGCGGCCACCACGCCGGTCGCGCCGGCCGTGCTTGCGGCGATGCAACCCTTCTTCTCCGACGTGTTCGCCAACCCCGCCGCGGCGCATGCCGCCGGCCTCGAGGCCCGCGAGGCCGTCGAAACGAGCCGCGAGACGCTTGCGCGGCTGATTGGAGCCGACCCCGAGGAGATCACGTTCACCTCTGGAGGGACGGAATCGGACAACCTGGCGCTGAAGGGGGTGGCGCGCGCGGTGCTCGGGGAGCGCCGGCACGTCCTGGTCTCGGCCATCGAGCACCACGCCGTGTTGGACGCGGCGCGAGCGCTGAGTGCGGAGGGCTTCGACGTGGAGACGCTGCCCGTTACCGCCGAGGGCATCGTGGAACCAGAGGCCGTGGCCGACCGTATATCTGCGCGAACGGCCTTGGTCTCGGTGATGCATGCGAACAACGAGGTGGGAACGGTGGAGCCGATCAGCGAGATCGGCCGCATATGCCGCGAGGCGGGTGTCCCCTTTCACGTGGATGCCGTGCAGACCTTCGGGCGGGCCCCGCTGGACGTGAGGGCAAGCTTCGTCGATCTTGCCAGCGTCTCGGGGCACAAGCTCTACGGCCCCAAGGGCATAGGGGCTCTCTACGTCCGCCGTGGGGTGCGCCTCGTCCCGTGTCAGGATGGCGGCGAGCAGGAGCGGGGACGGCGGGCGGGGACGCTTAACGTCCCCGGAATCGTGGGACTGGCCGTCGCGGCGGAGGCCGCATGTGCGGAGCGCGAAGCTGAGTCGGCGCGGCTGGCAACGCTCCGTGACCGGCTGATGGCGGCGCTCCTGGCCAACGTGCCGGGATGCCGGATCAGCGGGTCGCGCCGCCAGAGGCTACCGAACAACGTGCACGTGTGCATCGAGGGTGTCGAAGGGGAGCCGGTGCTGCTGGCACTGGACGCCGCCGGCGTCTTCGCGTCCGCCGGCTCGGCCTGTTCGGCGGGGTCGACAGAGCCCTCGCACGTGCTGATCGCGATGGGCCTTGGCCGCAACCTGGCTCGCGGAGCGCTGCGGCTGACTCTGGGTAAGGATACCGACGCGGCGGCGGTCGAGTACGCGGCGGAAGCGGTGGCCCACGCGGTGACGGAGGTCCGCGGCATGGCCGCGACGGGGTCGTGA
- a CDS encoding winged helix-turn-helix transcriptional regulator, with protein MSEASSAEAMRASDLFVQIMYKTLSQHLIAELTDEKVSLPQVHAMRYVWLHQNVLMGDLAAGLRISYPSATNMVKRLERQGLVERMVNPADRREVEVRLTVRGRDLTELMESERISRLRTVLDAMPDEDRAALLRGLYRFVQVAVGEDEDIASDVCLRCGASAAPGCPIAESHVLHVCR; from the coding sequence ATGTCTGAGGCGTCGTCCGCGGAGGCCATGCGGGCCTCCGACCTATTCGTGCAGATCATGTACAAGACGCTGAGCCAGCACCTGATCGCGGAGCTGACCGACGAGAAGGTTAGCCTGCCGCAGGTACACGCGATGCGCTACGTCTGGCTCCATCAGAACGTGCTGATGGGCGATCTGGCCGCCGGCCTGCGGATCAGCTACCCGTCGGCCACCAACATGGTCAAGCGGCTCGAACGCCAGGGCCTGGTGGAGCGGATGGTGAACCCGGCGGATCGCCGTGAGGTGGAGGTCCGCTTAACCGTGCGCGGCCGCGATCTGACCGAGCTCATGGAGAGCGAACGCATCTCGCGCCTCCGCACGGTGCTGGACGCCATGCCCGACGAGGACCGCGCCGCCCTCCTTCGCGGCCTCTACCGCTTCGTGCAGGTGGCCGTGGGCGAGGATGAGGACATCGCCTCCGACGTCTGCCTGCGCTGCGGGGCAAGCGCTGCCCCAGGTTGTCCCATCGCCGAGTCCCATGTGCTCCACGTCTGCCGGTAG